The genomic interval AAATTGCTCGTGGGTTAATTAAACATAAAAGCATAAAGTGCATAAACCCCAAGGGACAATGTTTGCATATGTATCCAGCAATTAAACATCTCCTGAATGCAGACAGGGCCGTGCCTAAAGGTATTGTGGGTTTTGTGTTAATCCCAGAGCGAATCAGTGTGATTGACGCCTAGTTGGAGGGGATGCTGCATACGGTCACGTGGGCCCTGGGCCGTCTATAGCACTGCCTGTCACTCTTAATATGCAGATTGAGAGGAGCAGCCCCTTTTGTCAAGGTCATTTTGCATGTACACGCAAACGTAGCATGCCATGTACCTCAATGACTGGTGTTCTGGACACATTTACCATATTCTAAAATGAACACACATGGCACGAAATGCTTATTCATTGGCTTCGTTGTTACTGGAACAATTTAGGTGACTCAGAGCAAACAGGTTCATTTTCAGCAAGCAAGGTTTAATAAATTATAATTTACATGCACAAATTAAgtacaaaaatatgttttaaaaagaACAAACATTAAATGCACAAAGGTAACAGTTTGAATGCAACACAGTTTTGACTGTCAGGCAAATGTAACAGAACATTTAAAGGTACACTGATTGTTTTCTGATTGAAAGAGGCTTTGCATTTCCCCTAAAAAATACTTCTAAAACAGCTGAAAAGGCAAAAAAGACCGAATCAGTTAAAGATAATTACAAAGGTTCAGAGAAGATACAGTAGTCTATTTCACATCCAGGTATACAATGCTTCACAAAAACAATTGCCCATTGGGCAACCGGACAGGAGATACTGTAAATCTACATGACAAATAATAGCAGAGTatctatagctaggtttccatccaactggtgacagattttcatgtgaatatgcTAAAATATGTATAAAACCAATatgagcattttcccaccagagatgtttttccatcaaattgacttgtggATAAAAGTCTGTGTGTGATGATGTATTGCACATAAAGATACCTGCATGCTTTCCCTATGAGTCacagtgggaggaccacacaactttagtgggaggaccacacaaccactccaagtttacttcgatatgatggttattatatcaatatttgcgcataaaattGTTTCCACCAacatttctcacataattaattttaccaaCACGAAAAGGTCCCACtttgtctagcgtattttgttttgttgacatttggcAAGTTTACCGACAAATgatctgtttccatcaggcctgtcattaAATAATCTATCCGACATGTACATTACACGCattaaaaggttggatggaaacctggttaatgtTTCACAATATTTATCGCATGCGAGGTTACCGCTACAAAGCTACACAAAATAAAGACACGGCCAAGTCTGGTCCATCAGTGTTCTACACAAGCCCCGACAAAAATGGGGAGACAGACATGCAAAGTTTAAGGTACATCACCATCCACACCCATTACAGGGGAAAAGAAAGTAAGATTCAGGACTGCTTAACTGGGAGTGGAAACGGATGTATCACAAATGTAATTACAAAGATTCATATGTAATACAAATGCAATAGAAAAGTTCCTTCAAGTCTTTGCACAAAAAAGTGTTTAGACAGCATCAAGCTGTTTTACAAAAAATCTGTCTCTTTCCTTCCTTATCTTAGCAGAATGGatgtgtctgtttttcagaagaggatgtcttcctcaTCTAAGCAGGATGGatgtgtctgtttttcagaagaggatgtcttccttatcTTAGCAGGATGGatgtgtctgtttttcagaagaggatgtcttccttatcTTAGCAGAATGGatgtgtctgtttttcagaagaggatgtcttccttatcTTAGCAGGATGGATGTGTCTGTtttcagaagaggatgtcttccttatcTTAGCAGGATGGATGTGTCTGTtttcagaagaggatgtcttccttatcTTAGCAGGATGGATGTGTCTGTtttcagaagaggatgtcttccttatcTTAGCAGGATGGATGTGTCTGTtttcagaagaggatgtcttccttatcTTAGCAGGATGGATGTGTCTGTtttcagaagaggatgtcttccttatcTTAGCAGGATGGatgtgtctgtttttcagaagaggatgtcttcattTTTGATGAGGAACTCCACCACCTGCGGTTGGTAGCGGATGTCGTTGAGTGCCGTCATGGCGTCCAGGTTGGGGGCACGCAGGAGAGTGGGCCCAAAAATAATGCCCAGGTTCTCCGCATTCATCAGGTTGTCCTTCTCATTCAACGTTACCCTGAAGTAGAGACACATCAAGGACAGACAATTAACATCTGAGAATTCAATTACAACCATGTCTCAGTTACACAAACAGGATGTTACATATCACCAGGGCAGAGAATCGTTTTGTTGAGAAACTCACCTCTTTAAATGGGCCATGAGGTACCTCAGGGTTTCACTGTGTGCTGCAGGCAGCAGTTCCAGAGCCTCACGGAAGGCCTTTAGCCGCTTCTCTGGGTCTTCCAGCTCTGAGAAGCAAACAGATGAATGAGGTGAAAGCAGAGCGGCCACAAGACAGGCTCTCAGAACCTCTAAACATCCGTGCACAATGGTTCTCACTGGAACTATACACTAGCATGAACGATCAGAATACAGTCAAGATGAGCTGCTGTTGAACTCCATATAACTGACTACCAAACAATAGTCATTTTCTAAAATGGAACCATAAGAACTTCAAACGTAAAGGAGGATCTGATGCTTATTGTATGTGGACTTCATGCAATAGCAACACATAAACAGTGGACATGTGGTAAAGCACAGCAATATACACTTGAAAAAGTCTCTATTTTGCAGAATGGTCTTTGAGAACTCAAGAAGCTGAAGGAAGAGCAGGATAAATGTTCCCTGAACACTTCCGTCATGCGTCAGGGCTTGAATGTTGAGGGATTTACATGACTCAACCACAGATAGGAAGACGCACACCAATGGCATTTCTTCTTGCATGGTGCTGGTGCGTGACTGAAACAATTATGCATCATTTTAACTATCAGAGAAGAGGAAAAAGCTGCTTAGGTCGGACTCACTTGCAGTCTCGATGAACCTGGGGTAGGCGTCGTAGGAGATGACAGGAATGGGTAAATCTCTGAGGTACAGTTTAAGTGCACCCGTGATGATGTTGATATCTTCATAGGCGTTGGCAGAGATGTCTGTCTTCTCACCATCTGTGAAGAGATATAACACACTGTTAGACACGAGGAAAGGACTGGTTGGATGTGCACCAGGCCCTGTTACGATTGTCTTGCTGATTGAACCCAAGGACATTGAGTTCAAGCAGCATGGCGTGCTGGCAGCGTAGTGCGAAGTGAAGAATAAAGGGCTTGTGTCACTGTGGGGGATGAAATCTAGACTTCTTCTCTGTTTTGACTGGCCTGGCCTGTTCTACTTTCCCCTCGGTTCTACATTCAGAGCAGGCCATGGCCTAATTCTGCCGAGGGTCTACATATCACAGTGTTGTGAGTTGGAATGACACTCTGTCATGTGTGATCTCCCACACACGGGTCTAGCTAGGATTTAGCCCATGGCTCCAGGGTTCCCCCTGTCCATCTCTAAACTCACACTGTACTGGGCAGAGAATGAGGCAGACGATTTCTAACTGCCTCTTTAACTGTGATAGGCAAATGAAGTTGGAGGTAAATGACATTTCTACGGTAAATTACATTTTGGTCAGCTACGGTTGTTGGACTCGTCGCATGATTTGCCATCCCCAGAGCTGGCCCCTGGCCCTGGCCCCTTGCCCCTGGCTATACATCCTGCGACAGGACCGCGTCAGGACAAGCCGTGCTCTCCCAGATGGAGACTAATCCCTCCTCAAATGTGTCACCTTCCCATTAATACTGCCTCTATAAACACATCGGAGTGACAACATTGAACTCAAACATGACCTAAAACCATTCACATTGAGCACACATGGAGGCGCTAAGAACCGATAAGCATGCCGCGAGAGGCACCCGAGGGGGTTGTTAACACCCGGACAGAACCAACGGATGTCAAAAGAAGACATACCTCTGTCAAATGTCGACTTGACATCTTCGACTGAATCGCTGAATCCAGATATTCTGTAGAGCCCTTCAGACTTCAGCCCtatgacagagggatagagaggtttaATGACAAACGCTGCATTTACACAACATAACATAGGACTGGAGTGGGCATCCAACACGGATTCAACTCAAGAGCAGAGTAAAAACAGCCAAATGCACCGTCAGCGGTGACCTTGGGCAACAGAAAATGTCATTAAGCTCTTCCATATGGATGAGAAATTAAAACCATCTACAATAGCACACAGGGAATAACATGGGCAGATGCAAATAGCTTTCTGCGTTATTGAAGAAAAAACGTAAATAAAGACATCAATCAAATATAGCATGAGTTACACACGTAGATTACCGGGCTAGACAATGAGGTAGAAATGAGGCTTCTACATCATTGAGTGATTCAACTGGAACGCAATCAACTGAAACACCAGCAGCAGCAACACCACACAATCCTCCATTGTGTACAATTGCCAGGCCTCCCATCGGCTCTCCACATCAAATGAATGGAAAGGACCAACATTAGAATCATCCGTCCTTCCTGTTACCTGCACTTAATTGGGTGTGTGTACATGTGGTGATTGAAAAATGCATCCATCCATTACTGAAACACACAAAATAGAACATTTcctgaaagagaaagagggagcgcgATTTCCAAGAAGGGTGGGATTTCCAACTATTTCAATAGGGCCATGGCTATCTATCGTCTTCTCACCTCTCGATTCAATCTCCTGTATGCACATGTCCACCACCATGGGCCGCTTGGTGTTGTGAGCTTTCACCAGGGTTGTTAGCTCACAGCTGTAGACTTTCTTGATGTGTTTCAGGTCTGGCACACAGTTGCAGGGTACCATAGTGGAGCACTGCTTGTGGACGTTCAGGCCACAATCTGAaagaaaagaggaagaggagagtcaGAGTGGACAACCTAAGAGGGATGTCTTCTAATGATATGTTCCAATAATATCATTCCAATGATATCTTCCAATGACATCCTCCAGAGGAAAAAATAAGACCAGAATTAACATTGAAGTATACCATGAATAGTCTGCATCCCCCAGATTGTTCATTTCATTTTTGTCGACTGGCTTGGTTTCGTTTTTGCTCGCTAAGGCCTAAATGCTCTTGATCAATATTTGGAGTCAGAATGTCATTGGACCACTGGAGAATTCTGTCCTGGCTGATGACTTCCCCCTTTGGTCAGCTGCCAGGGGTGTTATTGGAGTCACCTTGAGCACTGGAATGGAACACAGGTCCACAAACTATCCCTCATCCAGACGGCGTGCCAGTCATGCATCAAAGTCATTCGTAACAAATTCAACAAAGGTTGATCTTACATCTACCAAATTTATTCTGGATTCTACTATGTGGCTTGGTTTGTTTTTAATCTGCACAAAAAAAATTTAAATGATCCAAACCTCCTAGACGTATTTTGTCACAGAGATTTGTAGCACAACATGAACCTTATTTGTGTTCTTCTAAGCAGTGAATATGTAGTTTCAATGATCATCCCCAGTGCTTTTGTCTTCGGTGCTAGTGAGTGGGGCCTGAGGCGCAGCTGCCTGCATCAGATTCAGAACAGGTTTCACCTTGCAGGGAGCACAGCAGAGAGCCGACACAGCGACTCCTTCTTCGCTTTGTAACATAGGCTTTTAGAGGGAATTAGAGGCGCACTGAAAACAATGTGGCCTGGAGGAGGGAGACTCAGGCCTGCACGCTCCATTCTCCTCCAGAATCTGGGCTCGCACACAATGGCCGTGCAGGCAGCAATTCAGCCGCTGCGGGCTACACGAGACCTAGTTTCCTAGACTTAAATGGGCCAGCTCCTTCAAGCTTTAAGCAGTTCTCTGCCTTCTCCCAGTTTGGAAGAGGAACTTTTGACAAAAAATTTGTGCATTATGGTATTCCAACTACATCTCGAAATAAGCATTTTGTTCACTGAGGTTTTTTTCTATGACTACATGGTGTTTCAGAGGAAATATGTCATCATTGTTGCTCCTCAAATATCAaatcacacatttttttttaaaggcacaaaAAGACTATGATGTAGAGAAATAGCTACACATATTTTGATTAAAATTGGCCCCAGAGAAATTTCCGCAGGCTTTACTCATATGCATTGATGCAGGGATGTAATTACCTTTAAGAGATGATTCTATTAAGGGTGTGAGACAGGCAGCGTAATAGAAGGCAGCCtcccaccagacacacacacacacacacacacacacacacacacacacacacacacacacacacacacacacacacacacaggtggccccTGGGTTCCAGGTGGGGTGGGAAAGCCCAGAGGGAGCCTGCAGACAGACACTGCTTTACTGCACTGTCAGCTCTATCGCCATGGCGAGGAGAATACACTCCACGGAGGATGAGCTCTGCCCTGATTTGGCTAAACGGGTCTGACACTGGAGTGGGGTGAGGGGCTGGTCCCACTGGTGGCCAATCAACACATCATCATGTTGTCTAACCTTTACTGTGCCTGAGATCTCCAATGCTTCTCTATTTAACCATCTCTAATGGCAGCAGCATATAGACAAACACATGGTCCTGTTGCTAGTTATTCTATGTTGTTTTCCACCATGCGTAGAAAGGGGATGAATAGAGACTGTGCTAGCTAGGCTGTGTGACCTAGCTCTCTGGTTCTGGCTGCTGAATTTTAATGCGGGTGGAAATGGAGCTCCTTCCCAGCGCTCAGAGCCCCACTCCTCATTAAAGGGACATGCCAGCTTTGTTTTTCTTCACGGGCATGATGGTATgaggcagggagggggggggggggggggggggggcgtcctCTGATGAGGAAATGTGGCACAACAAGCACTGGCAGGGGCTGACTTCCTGGTGCTCACCCAAAAACACTTCACACATACAGAAAGAAAGGGGGAGGGCGTTTTTGGAACGCAAATTCAAACATCGCATAAGACTGTCCTAGATTCTGGTCGCCATGGCGTTAGTCTAAAGGAATGAAAAAATACATGTACACGTTTCATCCGATTGTCAGCAGCTTTCTAAAGCAACGCATCAATTATTCATGCCGCGGCTCCCACAGATATAAGTGTAGGTCACTTTGTCCCATTAATAATACATTAAATACAGACATCAGTCTACGTTACGGCCTTATTCGGGAATGATGAACACCGGAAAACTACTGCTTTATAGAAAACCACGATAACACTATCTGCAGTTCGATGTGCCTAAATAACAATACCTGAAATTGCAGTGCACTAGTTTTGCTCTCAAGCGAATTAGTTCATCATTTCTAGAGATCAATAATATCGCAAAGCGTGCAAGCACTGCAGCAATGTGATCTCATGCAAGCCGTTTGCATGCTGCATTCATGGGTGCCCCACTTATGCTGCATTTTCTGTGGTTGTTATCCTAGTAGCATTATGAAACCACTTATTGCCTAATATCCTGTGATAAAGATGCTGCAAAATCTTTTCAAAACCTTAAGTCAATTGAAAAATGAGCCCTTAGATGGGACAAAATAATTTCATGACCATACTGTACATTCAATGTAAATGTGCTGCTACACAATATCAGTTATTGCTCACAGTGCAGCAAAATCATTCAACTAGTAACATCTGCCCTGATTGGATAGATAGGCATAGGTGTACACGTGTTTAAAAATGGGAATCTATTCCCGAGACCATCAAGGGAGAATTTCAGCATGAATCCACATAGGCATTCTCAACCCCCCACTTCTGCTGCAACTggagcacagagagaggaagccagtctgAGTCTGGACGCCACTGTGCATTATGATAATGGGCTGATCAATATATAGATTGCATATAGAGTGCATATACGTCTGCCGTCGAGTGGAGAACAATTGCTTTGTCCATTATGTGGGAATATGGGAGCTGCATCAGTATAAAACAATTGCATTAAAGCTTGTCGTTTGAACAGTGGCAGAGTAACGCCATTAGCAAAACTCACCAACTGGACCTTTCATTCATTCGTACAGTAACACATCATTTTCTGTTAAAGCAAGGCATTCATGTAGTGTGAGAAGTACTTATTACAGTAAATCCTCAATATTGAGTCCTCATTTTACTCCGTTGCCCAACTCCTCTAATCTGTTCCCCAAATATTGGTGGGATTTTAGATTAAGGGACGCAATATGACCCCCACTTACGCTCACATTACAAACCAGGTTACCCACATACTGGGGTGAGAAAAACATCAAAGTCCTTTACATAGATAAAGAACAGCATGGTGTTAAGTAAAACCAGCAGCAGCTGTACAGTGGCTTGTCTACTGTAAAGAACAGTACAGTACGTACCTGCACATTTGACACCCTGAGCCGTCAGCCCCCACATGAAGTTGGCACAGTATTCACACCAGTGAGGTCCCCGGAACGTGTGGACCtggaggatagaaagagagacaaagagagaggatggTTGTCAGATGCTGCAGTTATGTACCACATGGGTACCACACCTTCCCCAGGTTGCCCTGGAGACACTACAATGCTGGCGTCTTAAACTagccagattgtgtgtgtgttggagatgaGGGGCGTTTAGAGCCCAGTCAAATCTGACAGGATGCCTAATCTACTCAAACTGTTAATGAGTGGCCAGGCTGAataggggtggtggtggagagcGGGGAGGATGGGTGGGCACTGTTGACGCCGTGCCAGTGTGAGGGGGGCATGTTGTCATGGAAATATG from Oncorhynchus kisutch isolate 150728-3 linkage group LG26, Okis_V2, whole genome shotgun sequence carries:
- the LOC109871330 gene encoding N-chimaerin, producing the protein MPSRESYEVRKGEKSLVHKAKQEANQQDILAAALGMRISGPQKPPATIWQPLKLFAYSQLTSLVRKAALKDNSLPPKYEKVHNFKVHTFRGPHWCEYCANFMWGLTAQGVKCADCGLNVHKQCSTMVPCNCVPDLKHIKKVYSCELTTLVKAHNTKRPMVVDMCIQEIESRGLKSEGLYRISGFSDSVEDVKSTFDRDGEKTDISANAYEDINIITGALKLYLRDLPIPVISYDAYPRFIETAKLEDPEKRLKAFREALELLPAAHSETLRYLMAHLKRVTLNEKDNLMNAENLGIIFGPTLLRAPNLDAMTALNDIRYQPQVVEFLIKNEDILF